A part of Peromyscus maniculatus bairdii isolate BWxNUB_F1_BW_parent chromosome 10, HU_Pman_BW_mat_3.1, whole genome shotgun sequence genomic DNA contains:
- the Cabs1 gene encoding calcium-binding and spermatid-specific protein 1, with the protein MAEDGSPKIYSHPPRESSKTPTEAAIFFGADNTIPKSETTITSEGDHITPVNECTPDGDFSTTINKLTPAKEKLKLEDDIEATLKSTTLSDKEITPTETPVSKTKESITENFIPVKLGNISSPVGTVSLIDFSSNMAKEDIILATIDSGDKEILPTAELSGTMEDSTEDSEDASALPDENTEADGNSSTNSDVPDDGALQVTDSLSPEAEMPPSPEKEVTTPPDTSNVAEENATETDLIVSEDTPKAATKLSDSDEEKFITVFELTNSAEKAKDNPEDALTDEESTDGVNAWMEKETVNEAENHSVLLTAVESRYDFIAPASGTKNSVEEPTANTTEDLSENDTTESVTKDTEEFPSVTSIVETLKHKEDSSTTDSGIFKLLKEDPDDLMM; encoded by the coding sequence ATGGCTGAAGATGGATCACCCAAAATTTATTCTCATCCACCAAGAGAGAGCAGTAAAACACCAACGGAAGCAGCCATCTTCTTCGGGGCTGACAACACCATTCCTAAATCAGAAACAACCATTACCTCTGAAGGAGACCATATTACTCCAGTAAACGAGTGCACACCAGATGGTGATTTTTCTACTACAATCAACAAGCTCACACCGGCAAAGGAAAAGCTCAAGCTGGAAGATGATATCGAGGCCACTCTGAAGTCAACAACTCTTTCAGATAAAGAAATTACTCCGACTGAAACTCCAGTCTCCAAAACTAAGGAATCAATTACTGAAAATTTCATTCCAGTGAAACTGGGAAACATCTCCTCCCCAGTTGGTACTGTTTCTTTAATAGATTTTTCCAGTAACATGGCAAAAGAAGACATCATCTTAGCCACCATTGACTCGGGAGACAAAGAAATCCTACCTACTGCTGAGCTCTCTGGCACAATGGAGGACAGCACTGAGGATTCGGAAGATGCCTCTGCACTTCCAGATGAAAACACAGAAGCTGACGGTAACTCCTCTACCAATTCCGACGTTCCTGATGATGGAGCTCTCCAGGTCACTGACTCCTTGAGTCCTGAGGCTGAGATGCCTCCCTCTCCTGAAAAAGAGGTCACCACCCCTCCAGACACAAGCAACGTTGCAGAAGAGAACGCAACTGAAACTGACCTGATTGTTTCAGAGGATACCCCCAAAGCTGCAACTAAATTATCTGACTCAGATGAAGAAAAGTTTATCACTGTTTTTGAACTCACTAACTCTGCTGAAAAAGCCAAAGATAACCCAGAAGATGCTTTAACTGATGAGGAATCGACTGATGGAGTTAATGCTTGGATGGAGAAAGAGACTGTGAATGAGGCAGAGAACCATTCTGTTTTGCTTACTGCTGTTGAATCCAGGTATGACTTCATTGCCCCTGCCTCAGGAACCAAGAACAGCGTGGAGGAACCGACCGCTAACACAACAGAAGATCTATCTGAAAATGATACAACAGAATCAGTAACTAAGGACACGGAGGAGTTTCCTTCAGTGACATCGATAGTAGAGACCCTTAAACACAAGGAGGACTCTTCTACAACTGACTCTGGTATCTTCAAATTGCTGAAAGAAGATCCCGATGACCTAATGATGTAG